TTGCAATCGTGCGACCAACGGCAACGCCGGAAATTGCTCAGCCCGAATCTGGGGTAACTTATCGCGGATGTCGCGGATATTCCAACCCGTGAGTCGGGCCAGGGTTTGGGCTTCTTGCTCGAAGCGCTGCCGGAGCGATCGCCGATATTGCCGCCCTGCCTCACACGCCATCTCGCCCGTATAGGGATGCCGTAGGATATAGCGCCCCTGAAATAGGCTGCGGTTGTTGGTCTGCTGAAAAATCAGGTCTTCCGGAAACTTATCGCGGGTATAGCGCACATGCAGCCGCGTGATGAATACGTTATTGGGCATCTCCGGGCGCGTCCAAAACACCCCCGCCTGCCGCAGTTCCTCTGGCGACAGCGGCTCCGCCGAGCAGGGGTCGCAGCTTCCCATATCCCAGGCATATTCCAAAAACGCCACATTGCGCCCCTCGCGAGTGTAGCTGGTCTGGAACATGGCTTTGTAAAAGGCGCTAAACTCGTCCTTCACGTATACCGGAATTTCTGCATCCGACGGCACCTTCACCGTGCGATAGTTGCTGACTTCTGCCTGCCCTTCCGGCGACAAAATGTAGACCAGCAAATCCTGAGAACTTTCTGCGTTGACCATGCCCAACCGCAGCGGCAGCATAAATCGGGGCGATTCGTAGGTCATTTGCAGGGGTCGCAACGCCTGATAGCCCGAATTTTCGTATTCCTCCAGATTCACCTTTGCTACAAAGAACTTCATCTGCTGGCGAATGTAGGGACGCAGCAGGTCTCGCGCACCCTGGGGAATGCGGTAGCCATTTTGCACCAACCAGGTTTCCAATCCATCAGACTCGCGGGCGCTGAGAATCAAAATATCGTACTCGCCGACGGTGAACCGTTCTTCTATCGTCACCCCTAGCGCCTGATTGCTGCGTCCAGCCCGACCAGGAGCGGCGCTTTCCATCGCCGGAGCGGCCATTGGGCGGTTCCAGAAGATGGGCGGAGCGCACGGATCAGGGTCAAAGTATTCCACCAATCTCGGTGCGCTAAACGAATCGAGCCGCTCGATGATCCGTGAATCGGCTATTTGCACCTGTTCGCGCTGCAAGATCACGGGAACTGGAACAACCATTGCAAAGTTTTTGACATCACCCTGGTAGTCATTGGCCATCGTGAGAACCGTGCGATTTCCACTGCGGGCGATCGCCACCTGAGAAGCCTGGTTATACAGCTTCGCATCGGCTTTTGCCACATAAAACCCGCAAAATGCCAGTGCTTTGGATGAAACTGTGAACGTGAGCAAGAATGCTATGAGGGCGATCGCCCACACTCGAAAAGACCGCAAAGAGTTCAGTGAATGTTTAAGCAGAGATTTCATAGAACCACCTATTCAGGAACGTATTTTTGTCGAGATGCAAGTCGGGGAGAAAACGGGAGCCGCAGCGCCGACTGCGACCACTCGAACCGGGCGGCAGGCAGCAGCCAGTCCAGCAGCAGACTCAGCGGAGCCAGGGCAAACAGGGCCCAAAAGGGAGCCGTGGAGAGAAAGAAGACATTCCGCAATATAAAGGTAAGAAGCGCGATCGCCCCTGCCCAGATCAGCCGTCCGGTGCGGGAATTGGGAATTGTGCGCGGGTCGGTAATCATAAACAGCGCAAAGACCAGCAGCGAGCCGCTCATCAGCCGATGCGCCCATACGTCCCACGTCCAGCCCAGCCACAGGTTCCGCACTGCCTCCAGCACCGCATAGCTGCCGAGAAACGCTGCCGACGTGTCCCAGCGCCCCACCTTTTGCAGCACCAGCCCACCCGCCCCCAAAAACAGCAGTCCATACCAGCCGCTTTCGCCCCACTGCCCCGGCGAAACCCACGCATCACCCGACCACAGCAGCGCCATGACAATGCCAAAATTGCCGGGATTAAACACATGCCCGCCCCGTAGCCGCAGCACAAACTTGCTGGCGATCGCCCCTATCACCGCCAGCGCCATTGTCAGCGGATGATCGACTCGCAGCAGCAGGCTCATTCCCAGCCCCGTCACCAGCGCACTGGGCAGACTGGAGAGAATTTTGGGATTGCGACACCGCAGGGCGATCGCCCCCCAGAAGTCGCCTGTGTGATTTGCGTGATTTGCTGTTTCTGTCGCTGGATCTTCTGTTTCTGGATCTTCTGTCTCTGGATCTAATGAATCTGATGGATAAAATACGGCTCCGCAAAGTGCCTGGGTGATGAGGCAAGTGGCGATCGCCGACAGCACCACAACCGGGTTCAGCGACCAGTCCCGCGTGCCCGCCCCCAACAGCAAAAACAGCGCCAAAAAGCCAATTTGATAAAGCCTCGCGTCCTGTACCATCGTTCGGTTTCGCCGCAACGTTGGCAGCTATTATGTCGCGCTGCTACATCGGCTAATCGTCTGTTTCAGATTTTGTAACCGCAGGTAAGTTACAGCGTTTCCCTACGACAGCAGCTTTTGGTATTCTTGCTCGGTGATCAGGTCACGGGTCGTTTCCACGCGATCGACAAACACCAGACCATTTAAGTGATCGACTTCGTGCTGGACAATGCGGGCGACGAAATCGGTAAAGACCTGACGGCGCAGATTGCCGTGGCGATCGCCATATTCCACCTCGATTTCTCGATAGCGGGGCACGAGGCCGCGAATCCCTGGCACGCTGAGGCAGCCCTCCCAGCCTTTTACCGTTTCGTCGGAATGGCTCAGCAGGCGCGGGTTCAGCATAGGCACAGGCTCCATCTCTGGCGCATCGGGGTAGCGCGGGTTTGGGCGCGACGCGACGATGACCAGACAAATGGGCTGACCGACTTGGGGCGCAGCGATGCCCACGCCGTTTGATGCGTGCATCGTGACCAAGAGCTGATCGATGAGGGCTTGCAGGGCAGGATCACTGGAAGAGGCGATCGCCTGCGCTGTGTCTCTCAACCTGGGATTGCCCAACTGCAAGATTTCTAAGCGGCGGGAGTTTGAGGAGGGGTGAGTTTGGGTCATGTCGGGTGAGGGTTACAAACTTGCAAACTGGGGTGTCGGGGCTGCCTGCTCTAGGCTGAGGCTAGCGATTGGGACGGCGCTCGGCGGTGGGCTTGCGGAGGCGCGTCAGCCCCAGTTCGGTCTGCACCCGCAGGCGCATGGCGGCGTGGCGATCGATGCCCTCGTAGGCGTAGCGGTTATATCCGTTCTGGCGGATTTGTCGCTCGATGTTGCGCTGTCGCTCATGGGTATCGGGGTGGGTAGAAAGCCACTCAAAGGGGGCGACTTGCCGCTCTTGTTTTGCCAGCGTTACCATCAGCCCGTGCAGCCCGTCCGCTGCGTAGCCTGCCGAGGACAGCAGTCGCGTCCCAAAGGCATCGGCCTGGCGCTCCATGTCGCGGCTGTAGTTGAAATAGAGCAGGTTTGCCGCATAGCCGCCATAGGGAATGAGCTGGAAGGCGTTGCCTAGGGTGTTGGCATCGACCGCAAGCTGGAAGCCATGCGAGAGGGAGGTGTGGGCGAGTTCGTGGGCGATCAGTCCGGCTAGCTCTGCTTCTGATCGGGCTTTCAGGATTGCGCCTGCGTTGATGAAGATTTTGCCGCCCGGCAGTGCAAAGGCGTTGAGGCTGCGATCGCGGATAATGAAAAACTCGTACTCAAATTCCGACCGCCCCGTCATCGCGGCGAGGCGCTGCCCAATGTTGTTGACGTAGGCATTCACCGCTTCATCCTGAATGAGCGGCAACTGGCGGGCGGCACGACGGGCGATCGCCTCTCCCACGTTCTCTTCGCCCCGCAGCAGCGCGATTCCGGTCTGAATTGAAGAGATGGGGCCAAACAGGTTGCCCGTCAGCGCAAAGCCCAGCGCCCCAGTCAGCAAGTTGGCGATCGCCCCGGCTCGCAAATCGCGCTCCAGCCGATTGCGGAAGGTTCTGGCGTGCTGAGCCGCCAGCGCTTCAAACGCCGCCGCCGCCGGGTCATCGGGATACATCAGGGCAAACTGCCGCGCCGCGATCGCCGCTTCCACCAGTTGCCCGTTGGTTGCCAGGGCCCCCACCCGTGCCTGCACCAGTTCTGCCGAGTCGGGATATAGCCCCACTGCCCGCTCCAGCACCGCCAGCGCCTCGTTCGAGCGATCGCCTGCCGCCAGCACCTCGGCATAGCGCAGATGCCCCAACATGAACTCTGGATACTGCTGAGTCAAGAGCCGCAGGGCAGACTCCATGCGCGGACGAGAATTCTGCGATCGCCCCGCCTCTGCCTCGCGCCAGTAGACCTGTCCTTCGGGCGGCAACGCCTCTGGCTCGGTGACCAGCGGGGGCACTTCGACGACATCCACTTCATCAAACGGCGCTTTTGCCAGCCGATAGCGGGCTTCCGCCTCGCGCCGCAGGCCCATCTGCCACAGCGCATCCCCCTCTCGCAGCAGTTCCAGCGCTACCGCCGGGTCGATCGGGGCAGCACTGGGTTCCGGTGCGGCGATCGCTGGCGCAATGACTGGCTCGGCGACTGGCCCGGCGACTGGCTCCGTAACGACTGGCTCCGTGACGACTGGCTCCGTGACGACTGGCTCGACTCGCTCCGTCAGCGTATCCAGTTCAGGGTGCGGCTCCGCAGATGGCTCATCGGCTGTGTTCAGGGTTGGCGCAGGGCCTGGGTTCGCCTCTATCGGGTCAACCCGTTCTCCCGCCACAGCAGGCTCATCCACCGCTCCCAGCAGAACTTCAGCAATGGGAGAAATTTCGGCGGTTGCTCCAAATTCTTCTAGCACCCAAGCCGATGAGGCATTGGCGAGGTCTGCTGAGGCCACGGGCAACATCGACGGAGGATCTGCCGAGGCTTCGGTGACGGGCGACCCTAGCCAATCGGGCGCTGAGATACCGTCGGACGCTACAACCTCTGAAACAGGCGCGACTGAAACGGACGCAACTGGCCCCAACGCACCGGGCGCATTGGGCTGGGCGGCGATCGCCCCCTCCACCAGCGCTTCTGCTAGGGACAGCGGGATCGCCAAAAGGCTGCATAACCAAAGACGATGGAGAAGAGAGGACATGGCGATCGCCTCCTCAGCATTCTACAAGTCAGGAACATTGCTGGGTAGCGCCGACGCGGGGGCCAGGGCTGACGCTAGTTGCCTACCAGCCACTTCTGCCCGTTTAGCCGCTGCAACGTGTAGAGCACCATCAAGTCCAGCGTTACCTTGCGTTCGTCAATCATAAACGACTCTAGCAGGCTAGGGCTTGCGCCATTCCCAGCGCAGCTAAAGACCTTTTGCCCTTGGATATCTTCCTTGACAAAGCCCACCAAAAACTGGTGCTGCCCACCTTGAAACTTGCCCTGCACCTGCCAGCAAGCGCCGAGTTCCTCCATGCCCTTGATCGGCAGCGGCAGCTTCTCAAATGTCAGATCCAGGTCGTCAAACCCTGTGGCGGCCAT
The Thermoleptolyngbya sichuanensis A183 DNA segment above includes these coding regions:
- the def gene encoding peptide deformylase yields the protein MTQTHPSSNSRRLEILQLGNPRLRDTAQAIASSSDPALQALIDQLLVTMHASNGVGIAAPQVGQPICLVIVASRPNPRYPDAPEMEPVPMLNPRLLSHSDETVKGWEGCLSVPGIRGLVPRYREIEVEYGDRHGNLRRQVFTDFVARIVQHEVDHLNGLVFVDRVETTRDLITEQEYQKLLS
- a CDS encoding DUF2996 domain-containing protein, with protein sequence MPDEATNPPAEAASTPTEAQPASDAPAATPDEKKPPRAPKAQSGDGEAPAAKPKKEKPPALEDKPFADFITQDYMPSLKKAMAATGFDDLDLTFEKLPLPIKGMEELGACWQVQGKFQGGQHQFLVGFVKEDIQGQKVFSCAGNGASPSLLESFMIDERKVTLDLMVLYTLQRLNGQKWLVGN
- a CDS encoding DUF2330 domain-containing protein, with the protein product MRSFRVWAIALIAFLLTFTVSSKALAFCGFYVAKADAKLYNQASQVAIARSGNRTVLTMANDYQGDVKNFAMVVPVPVILQREQVQIADSRIIERLDSFSAPRLVEYFDPDPCAPPIFWNRPMAAPAMESAAPGRAGRSNQALGVTIEERFTVGEYDILILSARESDGLETWLVQNGYRIPQGARDLLRPYIRQQMKFFVAKVNLEEYENSGYQALRPLQMTYESPRFMLPLRLGMVNAESSQDLLVYILSPEGQAEVSNYRTVKVPSDAEIPVYVKDEFSAFYKAMFQTSYTREGRNVAFLEYAWDMGSCDPCSAEPLSPEELRQAGVFWTRPEMPNNVFITRLHVRYTRDKFPEDLIFQQTNNRSLFQGRYILRHPYTGEMACEAGRQYRRSLRQRFEQEAQTLARLTGWNIRDIRDKLPQIRAEQFPALPLVARLQQLMGRVMER
- a CDS encoding RnfABCDGE type electron transport complex subunit D, translated to MVQDARLYQIGFLALFLLLGAGTRDWSLNPVVVLSAIATCLITQALCGAVFYPSDSLDPETEDPETEDPATETANHANHTGDFWGAIALRCRNPKILSSLPSALVTGLGMSLLLRVDHPLTMALAVIGAIASKFVLRLRGGHVFNPGNFGIVMALLWSGDAWVSPGQWGESGWYGLLFLGAGGLVLQKVGRWDTSAAFLGSYAVLEAVRNLWLGWTWDVWAHRLMSGSLLVFALFMITDPRTIPNSRTGRLIWAGAIALLTFILRNVFFLSTAPFWALFALAPLSLLLDWLLPAARFEWSQSALRLPFSPRLASRQKYVPE
- a CDS encoding M48 family metalloprotease, with product MSSLLHRLWLCSLLAIPLSLAEALVEGAIAAQPNAPGALGPVASVSVAPVSEVVASDGISAPDWLGSPVTEASADPPSMLPVASADLANASSAWVLEEFGATAEISPIAEVLLGAVDEPAVAGERVDPIEANPGPAPTLNTADEPSAEPHPELDTLTERVEPVVTEPVVTEPVVTEPVAGPVAEPVIAPAIAAPEPSAAPIDPAVALELLREGDALWQMGLRREAEARYRLAKAPFDEVDVVEVPPLVTEPEALPPEGQVYWREAEAGRSQNSRPRMESALRLLTQQYPEFMLGHLRYAEVLAAGDRSNEALAVLERAVGLYPDSAELVQARVGALATNGQLVEAAIAARQFALMYPDDPAAAAFEALAAQHARTFRNRLERDLRAGAIANLLTGALGFALTGNLFGPISSIQTGIALLRGEENVGEAIARRAARQLPLIQDEAVNAYVNNIGQRLAAMTGRSEFEYEFFIIRDRSLNAFALPGGKIFINAGAILKARSEAELAGLIAHELAHTSLSHGFQLAVDANTLGNAFQLIPYGGYAANLLYFNYSRDMERQADAFGTRLLSSAGYAADGLHGLMVTLAKQERQVAPFEWLSTHPDTHERQRNIERQIRQNGYNRYAYEGIDRHAAMRLRVQTELGLTRLRKPTAERRPNR